From Mesorhizobium sp. Pch-S:
CGACGGAACGGCGACGCTGAACAGCTTCACCGTCGATCTCGACGGCACGTCGCGCGCCCAGTCTTCGGCAAGCTACAACATGCCGACCAATTTCATGCGGCTCGCCACCATCAACACCGTCACGATCAACGTCAAGTCAGCCGCGACCAAGACGCCGGCGCTCGTCGAAGCGACCTTCAAGATCGACAAGGCTTCCGGCTACTGGAACAAGAAGATGACGCTGTTCGGCACTGCCTTCGGCCAGACGACGGAAAAGGCGTTGATGCTGATCGACTACAAGTACAATGGCGGCGGCGGCACCAAGGGCTATGGCACGACCGTGGTCTACACCCCCGACAACCTGGGCAAGCTCACAATCGTCCAACAGACGCAGACCTGTGTCACCAGCGCCTATAACAGCTGGAGCAATCCGCTGAAGCCGGGGGCTTTCGTGGATGGCGACAAGCAGGTGCTGTGCACCACGACGCCCGCCAACGGCACCGGTGCCGTGATCGACGTGAAGACGATGGAAAAACTCTATCTGCAGATGGACGTGCCGTCCGGAAACCCGAAAGTCCTGAAATCGAACGACCCGGCCACCTCCAACCGGCTCTATCTGGACGGGGTGGAAGTCGAGACAGGCAAGACGGTCGACATCTTCCGCGCCGTGCCTTGCGGCAACACGAGCTCCCAGGCCTGGGAAGACGGCGGCAATGCCGTGCCGGCGCCGGTCTCCAACGCCGACTTCTTCTACACGGTGAGCGGCAAATGCGAATTCTCGCAGAAGCCTTCGACCACCGCCCTGACCCAATAGCCTCCGCCCAGTTTACTCTCGACCTCTAGACCCGCCCGGCCCTGCCCGTGGCGGGTTCTTTTTTGCCCGCAAGATCACGAAGCGGTGATCGGCGTAACATGCGGCAGCGTCGCAGCGAATGCCCCGATGAGGTCGCCGACGGCCGCAAGACGGAGCAAACGATGCGCGCGAAGATCAAGAGAGCCTTGACTGTTGCAACGAGAGGCATGGTGGCTGGCGGCCTGCTGATGGGAAGCGTGGTTGCCGCGGCGGCGCAGCCGCTCACGGTGGTCGAACTCTTCACCAGCCAGGGCTGCTCCTCATGCCCGCCGGCCAATGCCAACCTGATCAAGCTGAAGGATCGCCCGGACGTGCTGGCGCTGTCCTTCGCCGTGACCTACTGGGACTATCTCGGCTGGAAGGATACGTTCGGCAGGCCGGAATACACCGAACGGCAGGTGACCTATGAACCGGCACTCGGCCGCAGCGGGCCGTTCACGCCGCAGATGGTCGTCAATGGCCGCACCGATACGGTCGGCAACAGGCTGTCCGATATCGAGGCCCTGATCGCGAAGGACAGGCCTGCGAGCGGTCCCGTCCTTTCGCTGGCGGACGCCAAGGCGGCCATCGGTCCGGGCAAGGCACCTGCGGGCGGCGCCGACGTCTGGCTGGTGCACTACCGGGCCGGCATCATCGATGTACCGGTGGGCCGTGGCGAAAACAGCGGCCACACCTTGCCGCACGCCAATGTCGTCCACGCCCTCACCCGGCTCGGCACCTGGACCGGCGAAGCGACGACACTGCCGCTGCCGAAAGCCGGTGACGGCCTTTCCACCGCCGTCCTGGTGCAGGCGCCGCAAGGCGGACCGATCCTGGCCGCGGCCTCCGACTAGGCACCGCGCGCGAAAGCACACCACCAAGCCTGCTCGAATTGCACGGCCAGAGCGGCCGCGCGCAACCGGCGCCATGCGCCACCAACCCTCGAAGGAGAACAGCATGACCCGTCCAATCAGCCTGAAGGCGCTGGCTTTTGCCGTTGCCGCGACCGTGTTCACCGCCGCCGGAGCATATGCCGAAGACGCCATGAAGCCTGCGGATGCGATGAAAACCGAGGATGCCATGAAGCCGGCCGACGCCATGAAGCCCGCGGACGCCATGAAACCCGCCGATGCCATGAAGCCCGCAGACGCCATGAAGCCCGCGGACGCCATGAAGCCTGCCGACGCCATGAAACCCGCAGACGCCATGAAACCCCAGCAGTAACTGCCGGCCGGGGCGACGACGCACGGGAACGTGAAAGCCATTCGGCTGCGGTCATCGTATAGTGCCTCGTCGCCCGGCCCTCATGAAGGAGCCCATGCATGATCCGAAATCGTAAATCCGGCGCAGCAAAGCCATGGAAGGCAGCCGGCCTGTCCGCCCTTGCCGGCCTTGCGCTGGCCGCTACGGCGCTGACTTTCCTGCAGGGACCGACCCGCGCGGCCGAAGAGGCCGTGAAAATCCCACCGCCTGCCGTTGACGCAAAACCGGCGGCCGGATTGCAGAAGGCGGTGTTCGCCGGCGGCTGCTTCTGGGGTGTGCAAGGCGTGTTCCAGCACGTCAAAGGCGTGACGAAAGCCGTTTCCGGCTATACCGGCGGCGCGGCCGACACGGCCGAATATGAGCGCGTCGGCTCGGGCAACACCGCCATGCCGAGTCGGTGGAGATCACCTACGACCCATCGAAGGTAAGCTACGGCAAGCTGCTGCAGGTCTACTTCTCGGTGGCGCACAACCCGACCCAGCTCAACTACCAGGGGCCGGACTACGGCACGCAGTACCGCTCCACAGTGTTCGCCGCCAATGCCGAGCAGAAGACGATCGCCGAGGACTACATCGCACAGCTCGACACGGCAAAGGCGTTCTCCAGGAAAATCGTGACGACGCTGGAGACCGGCAAGACGTTCTATCCGGCCGAGGATTATCATCAGGATTTCCTCGAGCGGAACCCGACCTATCCCTACATCGTCTACAACGACCTGCCGAAGATCGAGAACCTGAAGACGATGTTCCCGGATCTCTACTCGGACAAGCCCGTGCTGGTCGCGGCCAGCCCGAAGAGTTGACCGGCTGAACGCCTTTTCGACAAAAAGACCGCGCCGATGTTACCGGCGCGGTCTTTTTCATTTGCGGCACTCTCGCCGCCGTGGAGTTTCCTACTGCAGGTTCACAGGCGCTGCCGTGACCGGATCGAATTTGATCTCGACCTTGGCGCCGTCCTTGGTGAAGTAGGTGACTTCGTAACCCTTGTTGTCCCAGTCGACCTCGTCGATGAAGGCGAAATCCTGGCGCTGCTCGACCTTGGCGACGATCTCCGAGAGTTTCTTGGCGTTCGCCGGCGGCACGTCCCTGGCCTGGGCTCCCGCCGGTGCGGCAACGGCAATCAAGGAAACGGCCGCCAAAACAGTGATGATACGCATGTATTCCCTCCGAAGCTGACGCGAGATGCGCGTTTGACCATAGCCCTTGTACCCGGTGCATAACTCACGGCATTGACGATCGTTCCGCAAGCACCAAGCCATGCCGAATGCGGAGAGCGGCAGGCAGCACGCCTCGACCTCCACCGACGCGGATGGTTTCCTTCCCAATCAGACGGGCCTAACCAGATGGCCAGTGGTGGCGAGATATGTCAGCAGCCGCCTTGATTTCGGGTTGCAGGAACCGACATTCAGGCGCACAACGCAAATCCTTTCCAATCAGACCTTTTCATCATGCAATCCGTCATCTCCGTTTCCGGTGTCTCGAAAACCTATGCCACCGGCTTCAGCGCGCTAAAAAACATCAATCTGGACATCAAACGCGGCGAAATCTTCGCCCTGCTCGGCCCCAACGGCGCCGGCAAGACGACGCTAATCTCGATCATCTGCGGTATCGTCAACCGCTCGGGTGGCACCGTCACCGTGGATGGCCACGACATTTCGAAGGACTATCGCGCCGCGCGCAGCCTGATCGGGCTGGTGCCGCAGGAACTGACCGTCGAATCGTTCGAGACGGTCAGTTCGGTGCTGGCCTTCAGCCGTGGTCTGTTCGGCAAGCCGGCCGACCCGGCTTTCATCGAGAAGGTCCTCAAGGACCTTTCGCTCTGGGAAAAGCGCGATTCCAAGATCATCACCCTGTCGGGCGGCATGAAGCGCCGCGTGATGATCGGCAAGGCGCTGTCGCACGAGCCGAAGATCCTGTTCCTCGACGAGCCGACTGCCGGCGTCGACGTGGAACTGCGCAAGGACATGTGGGCACTGGTGCGGAAACTGCGCGAGTCCGGCGTCACCATCATCCTCACCACCCACTACATCGAAGAAGCCGAGGAGATGGCCGACCGGGTCGGCGTCATCAACAAGGGCGAGATCATCCTGGTGGAGGAAAAGGCCGAACTGATGCGCAAGCTCGGCCGCAAGCTTTTGAAGCTCGAACTGCGCAATCCGCTTGCCGCTCTTCCCGCAGGCTTCGAGACCTACAATCTCGAGCTTTCGCCGGACGGCAACCGATTGACCTACACCTATGACAACCAGGCGGAACGGCCGGGCGTTGCCTCGCTGATCCGCGACCTCGACCAGGCTGGCATCCAGTTCCGCGATCTCGACACCGAAAACAGTTCGCTGGAGGAGATCTTCGTCTCCCTGGTGAGGAGGCAGGCATGAACCATCGCGCCGTCTGGGCGATCTACAAGGTGGAGATGGCGCGCACGCTGCGCACCATCATGCAGAGCGTGATCTCGCCCGTCATTTCGACTTCGCTCTATTTCGTGGTGTTCGGCGCGGCGATCGGCTCGCGCATCACCGAGGTCAACGGCGTGAGCTACGGGGCGTTCATCGTGCCGGGGCTGATCATGCTCACCCTGCTCACCCAGTCGATTTCCAACGCCTCCTTCGGCATCTATTTCCCGAAATTCGTCGGCACGATCTTCGAATTGCTGTCGGCGCCGGTCTCCTACCTGGAGGTCGTCATCGCCTATGTCGGGGCGGCCGCCACCAAGTCGATCGGTATCGGCCTGATCATCCTAGCCACCGCGTCGCTCTTCGTCGAGCTCGACATCCAGCACCCGTTCTGGATGCTCGGCTTCCTGGTGCTGACGGCGGTCACGTTCAGCCTGTTCGGCTTCATCATCGGCATCTGGGCGAATGGCTTCGAACAGCTGCAGTTGATACCGCTGCTGGTGGTGACGCCGCTCACCTTCCTCGGCGGCTCGTTCTATTCGATCGACATGCTGCCCGGCGTCTGGCGCACGATCTCGCTGTTCAACCCGGTCGTCTATCTGGTCAGCGGCTTCCGCTGGG
This genomic window contains:
- a CDS encoding DUF1223 domain-containing protein, with product MRAKIKRALTVATRGMVAGGLLMGSVVAAAAQPLTVVELFTSQGCSSCPPANANLIKLKDRPDVLALSFAVTYWDYLGWKDTFGRPEYTERQVTYEPALGRSGPFTPQMVVNGRTDTVGNRLSDIEALIAKDRPASGPVLSLADAKAAIGPGKAPAGGADVWLVHYRAGIIDVPVGRGENSGHTLPHANVVHALTRLGTWTGEATTLPLPKAGDGLSTAVLVQAPQGGPILAAASD
- a CDS encoding ABC transporter permease; translated protein: MNHRAVWAIYKVEMARTLRTIMQSVISPVISTSLYFVVFGAAIGSRITEVNGVSYGAFIVPGLIMLTLLTQSISNASFGIYFPKFVGTIFELLSAPVSYLEVVIAYVGAAATKSIGIGLIILATASLFVELDIQHPFWMLGFLVLTAVTFSLFGFIIGIWANGFEQLQLIPLLVVTPLTFLGGSFYSIDMLPGVWRTISLFNPVVYLVSGFRWAFFGHSDVPVEISLGITLAFLLLCIAVVGWIFKTGYRLRT
- a CDS encoding TadE/TadG family type IV pilus assembly protein, yielding MRKRCLKFLISEDASLVPAFALSALPLFAVLGLSVDYTSGVNSKAEMQNALDAATLAITTLPTDTTLAKRQEALQAFYDANRGDGTATLNSFTVDLDGTSRAQSSASYNMPTNFMRLATINTVTINVKSAATKTPALVEATFKIDKASGYWNKKMTLFGTAFGQTTEKALMLIDYKYNGGGGTKGYGTTVVYTPDNLGKLTIVQQTQTCVTSAYNSWSNPLKPGAFVDGDKQVLCTTTPANGTGAVIDVKTMEKLYLQMDVPSGNPKVLKSNDPATSNRLYLDGVEVETGKTVDIFRAVPCGNTSSQAWEDGGNAVPAPVSNADFFYTVSGKCEFSQKPSTTALTQ
- a CDS encoding PepSY domain-containing protein; translation: MRIITVLAAVSLIAVAAPAGAQARDVPPANAKKLSEIVAKVEQRQDFAFIDEVDWDNKGYEVTYFTKDGAKVEIKFDPVTAAPVNLQ
- a CDS encoding ABC transporter ATP-binding protein → MQSVISVSGVSKTYATGFSALKNINLDIKRGEIFALLGPNGAGKTTLISIICGIVNRSGGTVTVDGHDISKDYRAARSLIGLVPQELTVESFETVSSVLAFSRGLFGKPADPAFIEKVLKDLSLWEKRDSKIITLSGGMKRRVMIGKALSHEPKILFLDEPTAGVDVELRKDMWALVRKLRESGVTIILTTHYIEEAEEMADRVGVINKGEIILVEEKAELMRKLGRKLLKLELRNPLAALPAGFETYNLELSPDGNRLTYTYDNQAERPGVASLIRDLDQAGIQFRDLDTENSSLEEIFVSLVRRQA